From a region of the Solanum stenotomum isolate F172 chromosome 2, ASM1918654v1, whole genome shotgun sequence genome:
- the LOC125855139 gene encoding uncharacterized protein LOC125855139 isoform X1 — protein sequence MGKKSSRKNGVGKAPGSITLREESGVKKKQTHVNAKSMLKLEHIKDIATWASGEGSIPSLGAFFGQRLAVSAESLGVPPDPSLFTCQRCESILQAGYNCTARIEKNKRKARKKCKTSGIPPKNSVVYECHFCSHRNLKRGTPRGYMKSLYPAKTKTLTVDPAKSATRKAKVDPTESAMQRSEHLGTQVASIAKAKVDPTESAMHKSEHLDTSVASTDKARVDPTETAMQKSEHLDTSVASIDKTRVDTTKSATQKSEQFDALGGSTTDVIVASELVGDDPMAGPATPLSTVTVTSLLDSKKRKRNRTGSKKKAEPQDGSSMTDAEKTVSTSSKRKKKSWTSLKEIAESQSSNSRKFSNISVPFIL from the exons ATGGGTAAGAAATCATCGAGGAAGAATGGAGTTGGTAAAGCACCTGGTTCAATTACATTAAGAGAAGAATCAGGTGTGAAGAAGAAACAAACTCATGTTAATGCGAAATCAATGCTGAAATTGGAGCATATAAAGGATATTGCTACCTGGGCTAGTGGCGAAGGTTCCATACCTTCACTTGGTGCGTTTTTTGGGCAGAGATTAGCTGTATCAGCTGAGTCTTTGGGTGTTCCACCTGACCCTTcattatttacttgtcaaag GTGTGAATCTATCCTTCAGGCTGGCTACAATTGTACAGCACGGATTGAGAAGAACAAAAGAAAGGCACGAAAGAAATGCAAGACATCCGGTATTCCCCCGAAGAACTCAGTTGTATATGAGTGTCATTTCTGCTCACATCGGAATCTAAAGAGAGGAACCCCAAGAGGCTATATGAAAAGCCTATATCCAGCTAAAACAAAAACTTTAACAGTTGACCCTGCTAAATCAGCAACCCGAAAGGCAAAAGTTGATCCTACTGAATCAGCAATGCAAAGATCTGAACATTTGGGCACGCAAGTGGCTAGTATCGCTAAGGCAAAAGTTGATCCTACTGAATCAGCAATGCATAAGTCTGAACATTTGGATACGTCAGTGGCTAGTACTGATAAGGCAAGAGTTGATCCTACTGAAACAGCAATGCAAAAGTCTGAACATTTGGATACGTCAGTGGCTAGTATCGATAAGACAAGAGTTGACACTACTAAATCAGCAACCCAAAAGTCTGAACAGTTCGATGCTTTAGGGGGCAGTACCACAGATGTAATAGTTGCATCTGAACTAGTTGGAGATGATCCTATGGCTGGTCCTGCAACTCCATTGTCAACAGTTACGGTTACTTCTCTGTTGGATtcgaagaagaggaaaagaaatagAACAGGGTCCAAAAAGAAAGCTGAACCTCAGGATGGTTCATCCATGACAGATGCTGAGAAGACTGTCTCAACATCCAGtaagagaaagaagaagtcTTGGACTAGTTTGAAGGAAATTGCTGAAAGTCAGAGTAGCAATAGTAGGAAGTTCTCCAATATATCTGTTCCATTTATTCTTTGA
- the LOC125855139 gene encoding uncharacterized protein LOC125855139 isoform X2, which translates to MGKKSSRKNGVGKAPGSITLREESGVKKKQTHVNAKSMLKLEHIKDIATWASGEGSIPSLGAFFGQRLAVSAESLGVPPDPSLFTCQRCESILQAGYNCTARIEKNKRKARKKCKTSGIPPKNSVVYECHFCSHRNLKRGTPRGYMKSLYPAKTKTLTVDPAKSATRKAKVDPTESAMQRSEHLGTQVASIAKAKVDPTESAMHKSEHLDTSVASTDKARVDPTETAMQKSEHLDTSVASIDKTRVDTTKSATQKSEQFDALGGSTTDVIVASELVGDDPMAGPATPLSTVTVTSLLDSKKRKRNRTGSKKKAEPQDGSSMTDAEKTVSTSSKRKKKSWTSLKEIAESQSSNSRKFSNISVPFIL; encoded by the exons ATGGGTAAGAAATCATCGAGGAAGAATGGAGTTGGTAAAGCACCTGGTTCAATTACATTAAGAGAAGAATCAG GTGTGAAGAAGAAACAAACTCATGTTAATGCGAAATCGATGCTGAAATTGGAGCATATAAAAGATATTGCTACTTGGGCTAGTGGCGAAGGTTCCATACCTTCACTTGGTGCGTTTTTTGGGCAGAGATTAGCTGTATCAGCTGAGTCTTTGGGTGTTCCACCTGACCCTTcattatttacttgtcaaag GTGTGAATCTATCCTTCAGGCTGGCTACAATTGTACAGCACGGATTGAGAAGAACAAAAGAAAGGCACGAAAGAAATGCAAGACATCCGGTATTCCCCCGAAGAACTCAGTTGTATATGAGTGTCATTTCTGCTCACATCGGAATCTAAAGAGAGGAACCCCAAGAGGCTATATGAAAAGCCTATATCCAGCTAAAACAAAAACTTTAACAGTTGACCCTGCTAAATCAGCAACCCGAAAGGCAAAAGTTGATCCTACTGAATCAGCAATGCAAAGATCTGAACATTTGGGCACGCAAGTGGCTAGTATCGCTAAGGCAAAAGTTGATCCTACTGAATCAGCAATGCATAAGTCTGAACATTTGGATACGTCAGTGGCTAGTACTGATAAGGCAAGAGTTGATCCTACTGAAACAGCAATGCAAAAGTCTGAACATTTGGATACGTCAGTGGCTAGTATCGATAAGACAAGAGTTGACACTACTAAATCAGCAACCCAAAAGTCTGAACAGTTCGATGCTTTAGGGGGCAGTACCACAGATGTAATAGTTGCATCTGAACTAGTTGGAGATGATCCTATGGCTGGTCCTGCAACTCCATTGTCAACAGTTACGGTTACTTCTCTGTTGGATtcgaagaagaggaaaagaaatagAACAGGGTCCAAAAAGAAAGCTGAACCTCAGGATGGTTCATCCATGACAGATGCTGAGAAGACTGTCTCAACATCCAGtaagagaaagaagaagtcTTGGACTAGTTTGAAGGAAATTGCTGAAAGTCAGAGTAGCAATAGTAGGAAGTTCTCCAATATATCTGTTCCATTTATTCTTTGA